From Planococcus halocryophilus, the proteins below share one genomic window:
- the pcrA gene encoding DNA helicase PcrA has protein sequence MELISKNLLNGMNPEQAEAVKTTEGPLLIMAGAGSGKTRVLTHRIAYLVLEKQVYPSNILAITFTNKAAREMRNRIDGLLGHGTGQRMWASTFHSMCVRILRRDIDRLGMSKNFSILDTTDQLTVIKNVLKQQNLDPKKYEPRTMLNAISSSKNECIDAAQFAADMNQFNPYEKTVSDVYTAYEKRLKKNQSLDFDDLIMTTLNLFNTVPEVLEYYQNKFHYIHVDEYQDTNNAQYQLVQKLASKFKNICVVGDSDQSIYRWRGADITNILSFEKDYPNAKVIMLEQNYRSTKRILQAANDVIQKNTSRYPKELRTDNDEGTAITLHKAGDERQEAQFVVQTIQRLMDEENYKTSDFAILYRTNAQSRIMEEMFVKSNMSYTIVGGTKFYDRKEIKDLLAYLRLIANNDDDLSLARVINEPKRGIGATSFEKMARFAIEQDRTIMDALQEADFMGLTPKTAQTALEFRNMMASFTQMQEYLSVTELVEEVLKKSGYRQMLQNDKTIEGESRLENLDEFLSVTKAFEKQSDDKSLVAFLTDLALISDIDSLDDEEDADGPIILMTMHAAKGLEFPVVFIIGLEENVFPHSRSNNDDEELEEERRLAYVGITRAEQRLYLTHASSRTLFGKSNFNMPSRFISEISEDLIEQTRAHHRAGATTSYRQVPKRPAVTRPSYNQSGSEKLGWKTGDKATHKKWGTGTVVSVKGEGEQTELDIAFPSPVGIKRLLAKFAPIEKV, from the coding sequence ATGGAATTAATATCAAAAAACTTATTAAACGGGATGAACCCGGAACAAGCGGAAGCAGTCAAAACGACTGAAGGTCCTTTATTAATTATGGCTGGTGCAGGATCAGGTAAAACGCGTGTGCTGACACACCGTATTGCTTATTTGGTGCTGGAAAAACAAGTTTACCCGTCAAATATTTTAGCAATTACGTTTACCAATAAAGCCGCACGTGAAATGCGCAACCGAATTGATGGATTATTAGGACACGGAACAGGACAGCGTATGTGGGCTTCTACATTCCACTCGATGTGTGTGCGTATTTTGAGGCGTGATATCGACCGTTTAGGTATGTCGAAAAACTTCTCGATTTTGGATACTACCGATCAATTAACGGTCATTAAAAATGTATTAAAACAACAAAACTTGGATCCGAAAAAATATGAACCAAGAACGATGTTAAATGCGATTTCATCATCAAAAAACGAATGCATTGATGCTGCTCAATTTGCAGCGGACATGAATCAATTTAATCCATATGAGAAAACAGTCTCGGACGTATATACAGCATATGAGAAACGCTTGAAGAAAAACCAGTCACTGGATTTTGATGATTTAATCATGACAACGTTGAATTTGTTCAACACTGTCCCTGAAGTATTAGAGTATTATCAAAACAAATTCCATTACATTCATGTAGATGAATACCAAGATACCAACAATGCTCAATATCAATTGGTTCAGAAGTTGGCAAGCAAATTTAAGAATATTTGTGTGGTTGGCGATTCGGATCAGTCGATTTATCGCTGGCGTGGAGCAGATATTACCAATATCCTGTCGTTTGAAAAAGATTATCCAAATGCGAAAGTGATTATGCTTGAGCAAAATTATCGTTCGACAAAACGTATATTGCAGGCAGCGAATGACGTGATTCAAAAAAACACAAGTCGTTATCCAAAAGAATTGCGTACGGACAACGATGAAGGTACGGCTATTACTTTGCATAAAGCGGGAGACGAGCGTCAAGAAGCGCAATTTGTTGTTCAAACCATTCAAAGATTGATGGACGAAGAAAATTACAAAACTTCTGATTTTGCGATTCTTTATCGCACGAACGCACAATCGCGGATTATGGAGGAAATGTTCGTTAAATCGAATATGTCATATACCATTGTTGGTGGAACGAAATTCTATGATCGCAAAGAAATTAAAGACTTATTGGCGTATTTGCGTTTGATTGCCAATAACGATGATGATTTGTCTTTAGCTCGTGTAATTAATGAACCAAAGCGTGGAATTGGTGCGACTTCTTTCGAGAAAATGGCACGTTTTGCAATTGAACAAGACCGGACGATTATGGATGCATTACAAGAAGCAGACTTTATGGGGTTAACGCCAAAAACAGCACAAACAGCTTTAGAGTTCCGCAACATGATGGCGAGTTTCACGCAAATGCAAGAATATTTGTCTGTAACAGAACTCGTTGAAGAAGTACTGAAAAAGTCAGGTTATCGTCAAATGCTACAAAACGATAAAACCATTGAAGGTGAAAGCCGTCTCGAAAACTTAGATGAATTTTTATCAGTCACGAAAGCTTTTGAAAAACAAAGCGATGACAAATCCTTAGTCGCTTTCTTGACTGATTTAGCATTGATTTCAGATATCGATTCATTGGATGATGAAGAAGATGCAGATGGTCCGATTATTTTAATGACGATGCACGCAGCAAAAGGGTTAGAGTTCCCTGTCGTTTTTATTATCGGATTAGAAGAAAACGTCTTCCCTCATTCACGGTCGAATAATGACGATGAGGAATTAGAAGAAGAACGCAGACTTGCTTATGTTGGAATTACCCGAGCAGAACAACGTTTGTATTTGACGCACGCCTCTTCACGGACATTGTTTGGGAAAAGTAATTTCAATATGCCATCTCGGTTTATTTCGGAGATTTCAGAAGATCTGATTGAACAAACGCGAGCTCACCATCGTGCGGGTGCTACAACAAGTTATCGACAAGTACCGAAGCGACCAGCAGTAACTCGTCCTAGCTATAATCAGTCAGGCAGTGAGAAATTAGGTTGGAAAACAGGTGATAAAGCGACGCATAAAAAATGGGGTACCGGAACGGTCGTTAGCGTCAAAGGCGAAGGTGAACAAACAGAACTCGATATTGCGTTCCCGAGCCCTGTCGGCATTAAACGGTTATTGGCTAAATTTGCGCCGATTGAAAAAGTATAA
- a CDS encoding YerC/YecD family TrpR-related protein codes for MQVDKIRGHQTEQLIEAVLALKDKEEAYRFFDDLCTISEIQSMSQRLEVAHMLRMKKTYEKIKNETGASTATISRVRRCLNYGNDAYDAMLERLYPDEKPFELPKD; via the coding sequence ATGCAAGTTGATAAAATTAGAGGCCATCAAACAGAGCAATTAATCGAAGCAGTTTTGGCCTTAAAAGATAAGGAAGAAGCTTATCGTTTCTTCGATGATTTATGTACAATTAGTGAGATTCAATCGATGTCTCAGCGGCTAGAAGTGGCACATATGCTTCGCATGAAAAAAACGTACGAAAAAATAAAAAATGAAACAGGTGCTAGCACGGCAACGATTTCTCGTGTACGCCGTTGCTTGAATTATGGCAACGATGCTTATGATGCAATGTTAGAACGCCTTTATCCAGATGAAAAACCTTTTGAACTTCCAAAAGACTGA
- a CDS encoding heptaprenylglyceryl phosphate synthase, translating to MDFKTWQHVFKLDPAKEITDGHLERICKSGTDAILIGGSDNVTLDNVLHLTERVQHYQLPIVLEISTIDSVAPGFDYYFIPTVLNSDNLLWVKGLHHKAIREYGEILDWDELVPEGYCILNADCKAAKLTDAQTDLTTEDVLAYARLAEYFFRLPIFYMEYSGMFGDMELVEKVKRVLVETRLFYGGGIHSVDTARKALAFADTIVVGNIIYENIDKAIETVEAVAETAG from the coding sequence ATGGATTTCAAAACATGGCAGCATGTCTTTAAATTAGATCCAGCAAAAGAAATCACAGATGGACATTTGGAACGAATTTGTAAATCCGGGACTGATGCCATCTTGATTGGCGGCAGTGATAATGTCACACTCGACAATGTCCTCCATTTAACGGAACGTGTGCAGCACTATCAGCTGCCTATTGTGTTAGAAATCTCCACAATCGATTCTGTAGCGCCGGGATTTGACTATTATTTTATCCCGACTGTTTTAAACAGTGACAATCTACTATGGGTTAAAGGGCTTCATCATAAAGCCATTCGTGAATATGGAGAGATTTTGGATTGGGATGAACTTGTTCCAGAAGGTTATTGTATTTTGAATGCCGATTGCAAAGCTGCAAAATTAACTGATGCACAAACCGATTTGACGACCGAAGATGTATTAGCTTATGCCCGGTTAGCGGAATATTTCTTCCGTTTGCCTATTTTTTATATGGAGTATAGTGGCATGTTTGGGGATATGGAACTCGTTGAAAAAGTGAAAAGAGTCCTTGTTGAAACCCGTTTGTTTTATGGCGGGGGTATCCATTCGGTTGATACGGCAAGAAAAGCGTTGGCTTTTGCAGATACCATTGTCGTTGGCAATATTATTTATGAAAATATCGATAAAGCGATTGAAACCGTAGAGGCAGTTGCGGAAACGGCTGGTTAA